A window of Notolabrus celidotus isolate fNotCel1 chromosome 11, fNotCel1.pri, whole genome shotgun sequence contains these coding sequences:
- the ctnnbip1 gene encoding beta-catenin-interacting protein 1, translating to MNREEAPGKSPEDMYIQQKVRVLLMLKKMGSNLTPSEEAFLRNYAGVVHSQMSQLPQHNIDQGAEDVVMAFSRSETEDRRQ from the exons ATGAACCGCGAGGAGGCCCCGGGGAAGTCTCCTGAAGACATGTACATCCAACAGAAAGTGCGGGTTCTGCTCATGCTAAAGAAAATGGGATCAAAT CTTACACCAAGTGAAGAAGCTTTTCTCCGGAATTACGCGGGTGTGGTTCACAGTCAGATGAGCCAGCTACCACAGCACAACATAGACCAGG GTGCAGAGGACGTGGTGATGGCATTCTCGCGGTCAGAGACGGAGGACCGGCGCCAGTGA